A part of Andrena cerasifolii isolate SP2316 chromosome 10, iyAndCera1_principal, whole genome shotgun sequence genomic DNA contains:
- the Srp19 gene encoding signal recognition particle 19: MALTYNPSKKHSDRERWICIYPVYLNSKRTLAGGRKLAKDKCIENPTHQEIRDVLVAAGFSVGVENKLHPRERSKELLFRGRIRVQLRNDDGSPVKSEFPTRDSLLVYLGTTIPKLKSRQGKQSMGEQASQSSGATSKKGKGKGRK; this comes from the exons atggcGCTGACGTATAACCCGTCAAAGAAACACAGCGATCGTGAAAG GTGGATATGTATTTATCCGGTGTACTTAAACAGTAAGCGAACATTAGCCGGTGGCCGTAAACTCGCGAAAGATAAATGCATAGAGAATCCTACGCATCAAGAGATCCGCGATGTTTTGGTGGCAGCTGGTTTCAGTGTTGGAGTAGAGAACAAGCTCCACCCAAGGGAGCGTAGCAAAGAACTGTTATTCCGTGGCCGCATTCGTGTGCAATTGAGAAACGACGATGGTAGTCCCGTGAAATCCGAATTCCCTACCAGAGACTCCCTTTTGGTTTACTTAGGCACTACGATTCCGAAATTAAAAAGTCGCCAGGGAAAACAGAGTATGGGCGAGCAAGCCTCTCAGTCATCTGGTGCGACGTcaaagaaaggaaaaggaaagggaAGGAAGTAA
- the LOC143374142 gene encoding dnaJ homolog subfamily C member 9 isoform X2 — MASLLDLCDQYFGARDFYEVLKIPRTANDKQVKKAYHQLSLLVHPDRVEDEIKAEATEKFKVLGRIHSILSDTEKRKIYDQSGQYDEESEEVMMRNWADYWKTLFKKITVEDINNYEKNYKGSEIEIKDLKRAYTDSKGDMDYILETVPFTNCDDEPRLHDIIQSLIENGEVPEYKDFTQESDKKKLRRKRKWAKEAEEAERLDKMLKIENEENAAANNLALALQSRNEARASQSDKFFDSLIDKYAKKVQKSTKKKPSPAKTAKITKPTNKAKKKA; from the exons ATGGCAAGTCTACTAGACCTTTGTGATCAGTACTTCGGTGCGCGTGACTTTTATGAAGTTCTAAAAATCCCAAGAACCGCCAATGATAAGCAAG TGAAGAAAGCGTATCATCAGCTGTCCCTACTCGTACATCCAGACCGTGTTGAGGATGAAATCAAAGCAGAGGCAACAGAGAAATTCAAAGTTCTCGGACGAATTCATTCTATTCTAAGCGATACCGAGAAGCGCAAAATCTACGATCAATCTGGCCAGTATGACGAGGAAAGCGAAGAAGTTATGATGAGAAATTGGGCTGATTATTGGAAGACTCTGTTTAAAAAGATAACAGTAGAGGATATAAACAATTATGAAAAGAACTACAAAGGATCAGAAATAGAAATCAAAGACTTGAAGCGCGCATACACCGATA GCAAAGGAGATATGGACTACATTTTGGAAACTGTCCCATTCACGAACTGTGACGATGAACCAAGATTGCACGATATCATTCAAAGCCTCATAGAGAACGGAGAAGTACCAGAATATAAGGACTTTACACAGGAGAGCGATAAAAAGAAGCTGCGCAGAAAGCGAAAG TGGGCCAAGGAGGCAGAAGAAGCTGAACGTCTGGACAAGATGCTGAAgatcgaaaacgaggaaaacgcaGCTGCAAACAATCTAGCACTGGCGCTCCAGAGCCGCAACGAGGCCCGGGCGAGCCAGTCCGATAAGTTCTTCGACTCTCTGATCGACAAATACGCGAAGAAGGTGCAGAAGTCGACAAAGAAGAAACCCTCGCCTGCCAAGACCGCGAAAATCACGAAACCTACGAATAAAGCAAAAAAGAAGGCGTAG
- the LOC143374142 gene encoding uncharacterized protein LOC143374142 isoform X1 produces MSETIGLLFLTVLCASVGGVQGECRHVQNDDMIEYSCVGGQLSDLDSLPESTGKLRITSMPVSQITANTFSRFGPELWVLGCSHCGAVDIEPGAFQRLSNLQQLSLDNNRLTTVRESWFRGLDYLTYLDLNYNNVKYIEDGVYKNLPSLVDLRLSGNRLECLDLEAMSHLKDLKRIFLAENAEFKCPNAVSTFLKIHGVSFERDAEWNKLPYDLVSAVSSFEYDDEYEDTTSVSATPLPTYRERLHLTSPTPLPPVEPTPPYLHPRFYTTEEVVYRPVHVTPDWRTTPRSSTPPYDDRDQATPRSLYNDERRTYTPPRTIAPIETMPHETPRSSLDETTLRSWQRFPESTSVRPGFPLYPPRENEDRHDEETYDSSEATNPFPLAPGPSYETPSFVESDVERTTVPYRVDWAERSTVSIDPRFPSLDDDRPPEYRVQPAVTSPSTQAVQPLQPALPDMVQPASPDNVYQPPYYEQTITVHSPPLGSNQPSLEEGTPGVTLIETTTDKPLPNCSHRNLSPLAERSIGMLVLSVLLVVMGNVLLEGF; encoded by the coding sequence ATGAGCGAAACTATCGGACTATTATTCTTGACTGTTTTGTGTGCGAGTGTCGGTGGTGTGCAGGGCGAGTGCAGGCACGTGCAAAACGACGATATGATTGAATATTCATGCGTGGGCGGTCAACTGTCCGATTTAGACAGTCTTCCAGAGTCCACTGGAAAGCTTCGCATCACGAGCATGCCGGTGTCCCAAATAACTGCCAATACATTTTCAAGGTTCGGCCCGGAGCTGTGGGTCCTAGGTTGCTCCCATTGCGGTGCGGTAGACATCGAGCCTGGTGCTTTTCAACGTCTGTCGAATCTCCAACAGTTGAGCCTAGATAACAATCGCCTGACCACTGTTAGAGAGTCCTGGTTCAGGGGTTTGGATTACTTGACGTACTTGGATTTGAATTACAACAACGTAAAATATATCGAAGACGGTGTGTACAAGAACCTCCCCAGCCTCGTCGATCTGAGGCTCTCTGGAAATCGCCTGGAATGCCTGGATCTGGAAGCCATGTCGCACCTAAAGGACCTTAAGAGAATATTCCTAGCCGAAAACGCCGAGTTCAAGTGTCCCAACGCGGTGAGCACGTTCCTCAAGATCCACGGGGTGAGTTTCGAGAGGGACGCCGAGTGGAACAAGTTGCCTTACGATCTGGTCTCGGCGGTGAGCTCCTTCGAATACGACGACGAGTACGAAGACACCACTTCGGTTTCAGCGACACCGTTGCCCACCTACCGCGAGAGGTTGCACCTCACATCGCCGACACCGTTACCCCCCGTGGAACCGACACCACCGTACTTGCACCCAAGGTTTTACACAACCGAGGAAGTCGTCTATCGTCCCGTGCACGTTACTCCAGATTGGCGAACGACGCCAAGGTCATCGACGCCTCCCTACGATGACAGAGACCAGGCTACACCCAGGTCACTCTACAACGACGAGAGAAGAACGTATACGCCACCTAGAACCATCGCACCTATCGAAACTATGCCGCACGAGACGCCGCGGAGTAGCTTAGACGAAACGACCTTGAGATCTTGGCAGAGATTCCCGGAATCCACCAGTGTCAGACCTGGATTCCCGCTTTACCCTCCCCGCGAGAACGAGGATAGACATGACGAAGAGACGTATGACTCGAGCGAAGCTACTAACCCGTTCCCATTGGCACCAGGCCCGAGCTACGAAACGCCGTCTTTCGTGGAATCCGATGTGGAGCGCACCACTGTCCCCTACAGGGTTGACTGGGCAGAGAGGAGCACCGTCTCCATAGACCCGAGATTCCCATCTCTGGACGACGACAGACCGCCAGAGTACAGGGTACAGCCTGCGGTTACCTCACCTTCGACGCAAGCTGTCCAGCCTTTACAGCCCGCACTGCCAGACATGGTTCAACCAGCTTCGCCAGATAACGTTTACCAACCGCCCTATTACGAGCAAACGATCACCGTTCATTCACCGCCATTAGGAAGCAATCAACCAAGCCTGGAAGAAGGCACGCCAGGAGTCACGTTAATTGAAACCACCACCGATAAACCGTTACCCAATTGCTCTCACAGGAACTTGTCCCCGTTGGCGGAGCGTTCCATAGGCATGCTCGTCCTGTCGGTTCTCCTGGTCGTCATGGGGAATGTCCTCTTGGAGGGATTTTAG